From Nevskia ramosa DSM 11499, the proteins below share one genomic window:
- a CDS encoding ribonuclease HII, whose product MNVCIAGIDEVGRGCLAGPVYAAAVVLPEAHGLIGLKDSKALSALQRERLVPLIEAVALDWAIGIASAEEIDAINILQATFLAMQRAVAALKTVPTLCLIDGSQQPRLPVPIRMVIGGDRTEDAIMAAAIIAKVARDAEMTRLDAQFPGYGLARHKGYGTPAHLQALVQQGASRIHRLSFAPCAVAGFGLPAASLQSSDVQSP is encoded by the coding sequence ATGAACGTCTGCATCGCCGGAATCGACGAAGTCGGCCGCGGCTGTCTGGCCGGGCCGGTCTATGCGGCAGCGGTCGTGTTGCCGGAAGCGCATGGCCTGATCGGGCTCAAGGATTCCAAGGCGCTCAGCGCGCTGCAGCGCGAGCGTCTGGTACCACTGATCGAAGCGGTGGCGCTCGATTGGGCGATCGGCATCGCCAGCGCCGAGGAGATCGATGCGATCAACATCCTGCAGGCAACGTTTCTGGCCATGCAGCGCGCCGTCGCTGCGCTGAAGACGGTGCCGACCTTGTGCCTGATCGACGGCAGCCAGCAACCACGGCTGCCAGTGCCGATCCGCATGGTCATCGGCGGCGATCGGACCGAGGACGCGATCATGGCTGCGGCGATCATCGCCAAGGTGGCTCGTGATGCCGAGATGACCCGGCTCGATGCGCAGTTTCCCGGTTACGGCCTGGCCCGGCACAAGGGCTACGGCACGCCGGCGCACCTGCAAGCGCTTGTGCAGCAAGGTGCCAGCCGCATACACCGGCTGAGCTTCGCGCCCTGCGCCGTCGCGGGTTTCGGGCTACCGGCTGCGAGTTTGCAGAGTAGCGACGTGCAGAGCCCGTAA
- the fabZ gene encoding 3-hydroxyacyl-ACP dehydratase FabZ, with translation MSKAIFDIRDIMAMLPHRQPFLLIDKIIEHDPGKSLVAIKNVTYNEPFFLGHFPQVPTMPGVLIIEAMAQACGLLTAIETGIKPESGLIFYFAGIEDARFKRIVEPGDQLRFEVSLDRVKRHLRRFKAKATVDGELACEATLMCVLKDASRAAPVAAESAE, from the coding sequence GTGAGCAAGGCGATTTTTGATATCCGCGACATCATGGCGATGCTGCCGCACAGGCAGCCGTTCCTGCTGATCGACAAGATCATCGAGCACGACCCGGGCAAGTCGCTGGTGGCGATCAAGAACGTCACCTACAACGAGCCCTTCTTCCTGGGTCACTTTCCGCAGGTGCCGACGATGCCCGGCGTGCTGATCATCGAAGCGATGGCCCAGGCCTGCGGCCTGCTGACCGCGATCGAAACCGGCATCAAGCCGGAATCCGGCTTGATCTTCTACTTCGCCGGCATCGAGGACGCGCGCTTCAAGCGTATCGTCGAACCGGGCGACCAGCTGCGTTTCGAAGTCAGCCTCGACCGGGTCAAGCGCCATTTGCGCCGCTTCAAGGCCAAGGCAACCGTCGACGGCGAACTGGCTTGTGAAGCCACGCTGATGTGCGTGCTCAAGGATGCTTCGCGTGCGGCACCCGTTGCCGCTGAATCGGCGGAGTGA
- the lpxB gene encoding lipid-A-disaccharide synthase: protein MHFALIAGEASGDLLGGALIPALRARFPDARFSGVTGPRMLAAGCESLASIDRLSVMGIAEVLPKLPDLFRLRAELIEKLSADRPDVVIGIDAPDFNLGLERRLRERGLKTVQMVSPTVWAWRQGRVKTIARAVDLVLCLFPFEPKFYAGHGVKAVYIGHPLAEELADPLSRAEARQTLGLPAEGPVLAVLPGSRGGELARLAVPFAQTAALLARQLPGLTMVTPIAKPSLRPVMETAIAAHAPLVNWKLVDGQSRAAMRAADAVLLASGTATLECLLLDRPMVVAYRGSLLTYFLLSTLGMLKTKHVSLPNLLAAEPVVPEYLQDAAQPAVMAEALHALIEDGQARDRQLAQFGAVRDELRRNAALASAAAIAELIAAR, encoded by the coding sequence ATGCACTTCGCGCTGATCGCCGGTGAAGCTTCTGGCGACCTGCTCGGCGGTGCGCTGATCCCGGCATTGCGCGCGCGGTTTCCCGATGCAAGATTCAGCGGCGTCACCGGCCCGCGGATGCTGGCCGCTGGCTGCGAGTCGCTGGCCAGCATCGATCGCCTGTCGGTGATGGGCATTGCCGAGGTGCTGCCCAAGCTGCCGGACCTGTTCCGGCTGCGCGCCGAGCTGATCGAAAAGCTCAGTGCCGATCGTCCGGACGTGGTCATCGGCATCGACGCGCCCGACTTCAATCTGGGCCTCGAACGTCGCTTGCGCGAACGCGGCCTGAAGACCGTGCAGATGGTCAGCCCGACGGTCTGGGCCTGGCGGCAGGGGCGAGTGAAAACCATCGCCAGGGCCGTTGACCTGGTGCTCTGTCTGTTTCCGTTCGAGCCGAAGTTCTACGCCGGCCACGGCGTCAAGGCGGTCTACATCGGTCATCCGCTGGCCGAGGAACTGGCCGATCCGCTGTCCCGGGCCGAGGCGCGCCAGACCTTGGGCTTGCCTGCCGAGGGGCCGGTGCTCGCGGTGCTGCCGGGCAGTCGGGGTGGCGAGTTGGCGCGGCTGGCGGTGCCGTTCGCACAGACGGCAGCGCTGCTGGCCCGGCAGCTGCCGGGGCTGACAATGGTCACGCCGATCGCCAAGCCCAGCCTGCGGCCGGTCATGGAAACTGCGATCGCCGCACACGCGCCCTTGGTGAACTGGAAGCTTGTCGATGGTCAGTCCCGTGCCGCGATGCGCGCGGCAGATGCGGTGCTGCTGGCCTCTGGCACCGCCACCCTGGAATGCCTGTTGCTCGATCGGCCGATGGTCGTCGCCTATCGCGGTTCACTGCTGACCTATTTCCTGCTGTCGACGCTCGGCATGCTGAAAACCAAGCACGTCAGTCTGCCGAACCTGCTGGCTGCCGAGCCGGTGGTCCCCGAATACCTGCAGGACGCGGCGCAGCCGGCAGTGATGGCCGAGGCGCTGCACGCACTGATCGAAGACGGCCAGGCCCGCGATCGGCAGCTCGCGCAGTTCGGCGCGGTGCGCGATGAGCTGCGCCGCAATGCTGCGCTTGCCTCGGCTGCGGCGATCGCCGAGCTGATCGCTGCCCGATGA
- the lpxD gene encoding UDP-3-O-(3-hydroxymyristoyl)glucosamine N-acyltransferase yields MSPRPTTTLAALAERHGLELRGDGAIAIEGVCSLLPGKPGHLGFFANSKLRKQLSDTRAAAVILSARDAAGYVGNALVSTDTALAFGRIAREFDRAEEFVAGRHASASIDPLAQIGDGCGVAAGAVIEADAVIGAGSYIGPNCVIRRGAAIGAGSRLEANVYIGPDCVLGARARLLPGAVIGGRGFGLAPSSAGWIEVPQLGRVIIGDDVEIGANTTIDRGALDDTVIEDGVKLDNQIQIAHNCRIGARTAIAACTGIAGSTTIGRNCMIGGASVIGGHLTIVDNVVVFGYAMVTKSITAPGQYGSGIPAKPAREWRREVARIRRLPKVDERLAAIEQILKMTPVTGEEQGEQGDF; encoded by the coding sequence ATGAGCCCACGCCCGACGACGACCCTGGCCGCACTGGCCGAGCGTCATGGTCTGGAGCTGCGCGGTGACGGGGCAATCGCGATCGAAGGCGTCTGTTCGCTGTTGCCCGGCAAGCCCGGGCACCTTGGCTTCTTCGCCAATTCAAAGCTGCGCAAGCAGTTGTCGGACACGCGCGCTGCTGCTGTCATCCTGAGTGCGCGCGACGCCGCCGGCTACGTCGGCAATGCACTGGTCAGCACCGATACCGCGCTGGCCTTCGGGCGGATCGCCCGGGAATTCGATCGTGCCGAGGAATTCGTCGCCGGTCGTCACGCATCGGCGAGCATCGATCCTTTGGCGCAGATCGGAGACGGCTGCGGCGTTGCCGCCGGTGCGGTGATCGAAGCGGATGCCGTGATCGGCGCCGGCAGCTACATCGGCCCGAACTGCGTGATTCGTCGAGGTGCCGCGATCGGCGCCGGATCGCGTCTGGAAGCGAACGTCTATATCGGACCGGACTGCGTGCTCGGCGCGCGGGCGCGGCTATTGCCTGGCGCAGTGATCGGCGGTCGTGGCTTCGGACTGGCACCCAGCTCGGCGGGCTGGATCGAAGTGCCGCAGCTGGGGCGCGTGATCATCGGCGATGACGTCGAGATCGGCGCCAACACCACCATCGATCGTGGCGCGCTCGATGACACGGTGATCGAGGATGGCGTCAAGCTCGACAACCAGATCCAGATCGCCCACAACTGCCGGATCGGCGCCCGCACTGCGATCGCCGCCTGCACCGGCATCGCCGGGTCGACCACCATCGGCCGCAACTGCATGATCGGTGGTGCCTCGGTGATTGGCGGACATCTGACGATCGTCGATAACGTTGTCGTGTTCGGCTACGCGATGGTCACCAAGTCGATCACCGCTCCCGGCCAGTACGGCTCGGGCATTCCGGCAAAGCCGGCGCGCGAATGGCGTCGCGAAGTGGCAAGGATTCGGAGACTGCCGAAAGTCGATGAACGACTTGCGGCGATCGAGCAAATACTGAAAATGACTCCGGTAACGGGAGAGGAGCAAGGTGAGCAAGGCGATTTTTGA
- the lpxA gene encoding acyl-ACP--UDP-N-acetylglucosamine O-acyltransferase yields the protein MAAVETGAIHPTAIIDAGTRLHPSVSVGPYSIIGAGVEIGEGTTVGPHVVLKGPMRIGRNNTIFQFASLGEISQDKTAKYEDATRVEIGDGNTIREYVTIQRGTLKTAEGLTKVGDRNWIMANAHIAHDCVVGNDNILANGTTLAGHVTIEDWAGIGGFTLIHQYCRIGGHAFTGGGSVILKDVPPFMMIEGQPAKARGINSEGLKRRGFSPEEISDIKDAYKLIYISDLLMVDVKVKLAEMAVTSMHCARLLAFIESSTRSIVR from the coding sequence ATGGCGGCAGTTGAAACCGGCGCGATTCATCCGACGGCGATCATCGACGCCGGCACGCGATTGCACCCGAGCGTGTCGGTCGGCCCGTATTCGATCATCGGCGCCGGTGTCGAGATCGGTGAGGGCACCACCGTCGGCCCGCATGTGGTGCTGAAAGGCCCGATGCGGATCGGCCGAAACAACACTATCTTCCAGTTCGCCAGCCTCGGCGAGATCTCGCAGGACAAGACCGCGAAGTACGAAGATGCGACCCGCGTCGAGATCGGTGACGGCAACACCATTCGCGAGTACGTGACCATCCAGCGCGGCACTTTGAAGACGGCCGAAGGCCTGACCAAGGTCGGCGATCGCAACTGGATCATGGCCAACGCCCACATCGCCCACGACTGCGTCGTCGGCAACGACAACATCCTGGCCAACGGCACAACCTTGGCCGGCCACGTGACGATCGAGGACTGGGCCGGCATCGGCGGCTTTACGCTGATCCATCAGTACTGCCGGATCGGCGGCCACGCCTTTACCGGCGGTGGCAGCGTCATCCTCAAGGACGTGCCGCCGTTCATGATGATCGAAGGCCAGCCGGCCAAGGCCCGCGGCATCAATAGCGAAGGTCTGAAGCGGCGCGGTTTCTCGCCGGAAGAGATCAGCGACATCAAGGATGCCTACAAGCTGATCTACATCTCGGACCTGCTGATGGTCGACGTGAAAGTGAAGCTCGCCGAAATGGCCGTGACCTCGATGCACTGCGCGCGCCTGCTGGCGTTCATCGAAAGCTCGACGCGGTCGATCGTCCGCTGA
- the bamA gene encoding outer membrane protein assembly factor BamA — protein sequence MVLNGLGNTARGALLTLVAIAASTKAAWAFDPFVIKQVRAEGLQRLELGTVLTYFPLTVGDELTETASRSAIRSLYGSGLFLDVQLVRDGDDLVIKLKERPAIASFKLEGNEKVGGDELNKSLKDAGLAEGELFKRALLDSVEQELRRQYYANGYYDVAIEAKVTDLPNNRVDINIKVTEGKVTKIKEINLIGNTAFPRDELLKQLKLEKTTWMPFQKTDRYSKQQLGGDLETLSSYYQDRGYLQFNIASVQVALSPDKQDIYVTLALEEGAVYKVKDHRFSGEIVLNEKFLDALTSSKNGAIFSRKEATETATRIEGALSDIGYAFAKVTPLPEVDEPNREVSLNFFIEPGKRAYIRRINFQGHTGTNDETLRREMRQLEAAPFSKSAVERSRQRLARLPFIEDAEVETKPVPGTDDLVDIEFKVKERAPGSIQFGVGYSGAQGFLINASITNTNFLGTGNRVQLAADTSTFNRSVSLSLTDPYFTQDGISQTVSTYFRKSQSVIRFSSGFDTNVVGGDLTYGIPLSEFASLRLGGGVSQTAVKTFPGASSNEILNFVINNGTEFTAFQLRTGIARDTRNRTFFATSGMLTRLNLDITLPGISDLSYYNTSISHEQYFQLPFKFFTKFNATVGYVHAYGSSKDVPPYELYFAGGANTVRGYRDGSLGPRDFPNNNPFGGELRATSQTDLVFPIPVVSDNKTTRASLFYDFGNVYAKPGDFSVSTLRQAYGLSFSFFTPILGLLSLSYAFPLNDKPGDFTDSFQINFGTGF from the coding sequence ATGGTTCTGAACGGTCTAGGCAACACGGCACGCGGCGCGCTGCTGACTCTGGTCGCGATCGCCGCAAGCACCAAGGCGGCGTGGGCATTTGATCCGTTCGTGATCAAGCAGGTGCGAGCAGAGGGCCTGCAGCGCCTCGAACTCGGCACGGTGCTGACCTACTTCCCGCTGACGGTCGGCGACGAACTCACCGAAACGGCATCGCGTTCGGCGATCCGCAGTCTGTACGGCTCGGGCCTGTTTCTCGATGTGCAGCTGGTGCGCGATGGCGATGACCTGGTCATCAAGCTCAAGGAACGCCCGGCGATTGCCAGCTTCAAGCTGGAAGGCAACGAGAAGGTCGGCGGTGATGAGCTGAACAAGTCGCTCAAGGATGCCGGTCTTGCCGAAGGTGAACTGTTCAAGCGCGCACTGCTCGATTCGGTCGAACAGGAACTGCGCCGCCAGTACTACGCCAACGGCTATTACGATGTCGCCATCGAGGCCAAGGTCACCGACCTGCCGAACAACCGCGTCGACATCAACATCAAGGTGACCGAAGGCAAGGTCACCAAGATCAAGGAAATCAACCTGATCGGCAACACGGCTTTCCCGCGCGATGAACTGCTCAAGCAGCTCAAGCTCGAGAAGACCACCTGGATGCCGTTCCAGAAGACCGATCGCTACTCCAAGCAGCAGCTCGGTGGCGATCTCGAAACGCTGTCCTCGTACTACCAGGATCGCGGCTACCTGCAGTTCAACATCGCCTCCGTGCAGGTGGCGCTGTCGCCGGACAAGCAAGACATCTACGTCACCCTGGCGCTCGAAGAAGGCGCGGTCTACAAGGTCAAGGATCACCGCTTCTCCGGCGAGATCGTGCTCAACGAGAAGTTTCTCGATGCACTGACCTCGTCGAAGAACGGCGCGATCTTCTCGCGCAAGGAAGCCACCGAAACCGCGACCCGCATCGAAGGCGCGCTGTCGGATATCGGCTACGCCTTCGCCAAGGTCACGCCGCTGCCGGAAGTGGATGAGCCGAATCGCGAAGTCAGCCTGAATTTCTTCATCGAGCCCGGCAAGCGCGCCTACATCCGGCGCATCAACTTCCAGGGCCACACCGGCACCAACGACGAAACGCTGCGCCGCGAAATGCGCCAGCTGGAAGCCGCGCCGTTCTCGAAGAGCGCCGTCGAACGCTCGCGTCAGCGTCTTGCGCGCCTGCCGTTCATCGAGGACGCGGAAGTCGAGACCAAGCCGGTGCCGGGCACCGACGATCTCGTCGACATCGAATTCAAGGTCAAGGAACGCGCCCCGGGCTCGATCCAGTTCGGCGTCGGCTATTCGGGCGCTCAGGGCTTCCTGATCAACGCCAGCATCACCAACACCAATTTCCTTGGTACCGGCAACAGAGTGCAGCTGGCTGCCGACACCAGCACCTTCAACCGCTCGGTGTCCTTGAGCCTGACCGATCCGTACTTCACCCAAGACGGCATCAGCCAGACGGTGTCGACGTACTTCCGCAAGTCGCAGTCGGTCATCCGCTTCAGTTCGGGTTTCGATACCAACGTCGTCGGCGGCGATCTGACCTACGGCATTCCGCTGTCGGAATTCGCATCCCTGCGATTGGGTGGCGGCGTCAGCCAGACGGCGGTGAAAACCTTCCCGGGTGCCTCGAGCAACGAAATTCTCAATTTCGTGATCAACAATGGAACGGAATTCACCGCGTTCCAGCTGCGCACCGGTATCGCCCGCGATACTCGTAATCGCACGTTCTTCGCGACCAGCGGCATGCTGACCCGCCTGAATCTCGACATCACGCTGCCCGGCATCAGTGATCTGTCGTACTACAACACCAGCATTTCGCACGAGCAGTACTTCCAGCTGCCGTTCAAGTTCTTCACCAAGTTCAATGCGACGGTGGGTTACGTCCACGCCTACGGTTCCAGCAAGGACGTGCCGCCGTACGAGCTGTACTTCGCCGGTGGCGCGAACACCGTCCGTGGCTATCGCGATGGCTCGCTCGGGCCGCGCGATTTCCCGAACAACAATCCGTTCGGTGGCGAGCTGCGTGCCACCAGCCAGACCGACCTGGTGTTTCCGATCCCGGTGGTCAGCGACAACAAGACGACGCGCGCCAGCTTGTTCTACGACTTCGGCAACGTCTACGCCAAGCCGGGCGATTTCAGCGTGTCGACCTTGCGTCAGGCTTACGGCTTGAGCTTCAGCTTCTTCACGCCGATCCTCGGTCTGTTGTCCTTGAGCTATGCGTTCCCGCTGAACGACAAGCCGGGTGATTTCACCGACAGCTTCCAGATCAACTTCGGCACCGGCTTCTAA
- a CDS encoding OmpH family outer membrane protein has protein sequence MIQPRILAAAAAAVAALAVFAAPTMAVAADAKVAVVRFDDAVRSSPQYKVADQKMTAEFQKRKSDLEAQSKQFESDVEKFKRDRVTVSPDAAAKTEKDLAARQVDLSQAGRKFQEDAQTRQRELTNEVVSKVRDAVVAVAKEKSLDVVVADPVFANASFDITDDVVKKLGGTAK, from the coding sequence ATGATTCAGCCCCGCATTCTTGCCGCCGCCGCCGCCGCTGTTGCCGCGCTGGCCGTGTTCGCTGCACCGACGATGGCTGTTGCCGCCGACGCCAAGGTCGCCGTGGTCCGCTTCGACGACGCCGTGCGCTCGTCGCCGCAGTACAAGGTTGCCGATCAGAAGATGACCGCCGAGTTCCAGAAGCGGAAGTCCGATCTGGAAGCGCAGTCCAAGCAGTTCGAATCCGACGTCGAGAAATTCAAGCGTGACCGCGTGACGGTCAGCCCGGACGCCGCCGCCAAGACCGAGAAGGATCTGGCCGCCCGCCAGGTCGACCTCAGCCAGGCCGGCCGCAAGTTCCAGGAAGACGCCCAGACCCGTCAGCGCGAACTGACCAACGAAGTGGTCAGCAAGGTCCGTGACGCCGTGGTCGCCGTGGCCAAGGAAAAGAGCCTCGACGTCGTCGTCGCCGATCCGGTATTCGCCAACGCCTCGTTCGACATCACCGACGACGTGGTCAAGAAGCTCGGCGGCACCGCGAAGTAA
- the dnaE gene encoding DNA polymerase III subunit alpha, whose translation MFVHLHLHTEFSLVDSLIRVEAPARKSAGANVQTLTGFAAKLGLPAIAVTDQDNLFAMVKFYKLAEAAGVKPIIGADIAMPESGDGEQAENVTLLVQNDTGYRNLTRLLSRAYNEGQGRGRPRIHRAWIEAASDGLIALSGRDGEIGRALLAGKVEHARGLTQWWSRFFPDRLYLEITRCGRRDDDSHLRAAVSFARDTGLPVVASNEVRFLERGDFDAHEARVCINQGRVINDDRRPREYTPDQYLKSAEEMIELFADLPEAVENTLEIARRCTLSLSFGVNHLPDYPVPEGFTVPGYLRKTAQDGLEQRFAHQGAFKPVEEYQQRLDFELAVIERMGFVGYFLVVADFIRWGKSNGVPVGPGRGSGAGSLVAYAIGITDLDPLPYNLLFERFLNPERVSLPDFDVDFCIEGRDRVIAYVAEKYGRERVSQIITYGSMAARAVVRDVTRVMGHPYGLGDRIAKLIPGAPAFKADAEKAGRSSLEHALVEVPDLKAAYDAEEDLREIIDLGMALEDLTRGVGIHAGGVVIAPLPLTEYTPMFCEAGGAGLRTQFDMKDCETVGLVKFDFLGLRTLTIIESAVQQINARWPDKKLDILSLPLTDREAYKLYAEGQTTAVFQMESQGMQRASVDLKPDCFEDIIALISLYRPGPMDLIPQYCRRKHGTEEVTYLHPDMEGVLKPTYGNFVYQEQVMQMAQVLAGYTLGGADMLRRAMGKKKPEEMAQQRGIFEKGAAERGIDAPTASAVFSLMEKFAGYGFNKSHAAAYALVSYQTAWLKAHYPAQFMAAVMSAEMSHTDTVVVMLEECRRMKQTVLPPDVNSSEYRFTVNAAGAIVYGLGAVKGAGEGAIDGIINERRSHGAFLDLFDFCRRIDTRKANRRVLEALIGAGAMDCFQLNRPSLMKTLPKALQLAEQTAASAGAGIADLFGLGAPADASNTGTVAAELETDWEPNERLSVEKKVLGLYLSGHPVEAYRALIEQVCSGNIKTLIDEAGPPPDFGGNTGGGGDDEEGAPAPRRRGYRKQVMLAGWLTDIRTIMGDRPGKILILDDRTAQLVCWLDFQDWQRFQTLLKPDTLIFATGSISASQREGRELEYRLSAKSFYDLDSLLRERTERVTLTWKKPSIAVTALPQRLAPWRGPNGAAVSVEYWNGTARAVLDWGTAWRLKFETAAETELKRLLGAESVKAEYRRWVAPVSSNQRSRAEYDDGE comes from the coding sequence TTGTTCGTCCATCTGCACCTGCATACCGAATTCTCACTGGTCGACAGCCTGATCCGCGTCGAAGCGCCAGCCAGGAAAAGTGCGGGCGCCAATGTCCAGACCTTGACTGGCTTTGCCGCGAAGCTCGGCCTGCCCGCCATTGCCGTCACCGATCAGGACAACCTGTTCGCGATGGTGAAGTTCTACAAGCTGGCGGAAGCTGCGGGCGTCAAGCCGATCATCGGCGCCGATATCGCGATGCCGGAATCCGGTGACGGCGAGCAGGCTGAAAACGTGACCTTGCTGGTGCAGAACGACACCGGCTACCGCAATCTCACGCGCCTGCTGTCGCGCGCCTACAACGAAGGGCAGGGCCGGGGTCGACCGCGCATCCATCGCGCCTGGATCGAAGCGGCGAGCGATGGCCTGATCGCGCTCAGCGGCCGTGATGGCGAGATCGGCCGGGCGCTGCTGGCCGGGAAAGTCGAACACGCACGCGGGCTGACCCAGTGGTGGAGCCGGTTCTTCCCGGATCGCCTGTACTTGGAGATCACCCGCTGCGGCCGCCGCGATGACGACAGCCATCTGCGCGCGGCCGTCAGCTTTGCCCGCGACACCGGCTTGCCGGTGGTCGCCAGCAACGAGGTGCGCTTTCTCGAACGCGGCGATTTCGATGCCCACGAGGCGCGCGTCTGCATCAACCAGGGCCGGGTCATCAACGACGATCGCCGGCCTCGCGAGTACACGCCGGATCAGTACCTGAAGTCGGCCGAGGAAATGATCGAGCTGTTCGCCGATCTGCCCGAAGCGGTCGAGAACACGCTGGAGATCGCGCGCCGCTGCACCTTGAGCCTCAGCTTCGGCGTCAACCATCTGCCGGACTATCCGGTGCCGGAAGGCTTCACGGTGCCGGGCTACCTGCGCAAGACTGCGCAGGATGGTCTGGAGCAGCGCTTCGCGCACCAGGGTGCGTTCAAGCCGGTCGAGGAATATCAGCAACGGCTCGATTTCGAACTGGCCGTCATCGAGCGCATGGGCTTCGTCGGCTACTTCCTGGTGGTGGCCGACTTCATCCGCTGGGGCAAGAGCAATGGCGTGCCGGTCGGCCCCGGTCGTGGCTCGGGTGCTGGTTCGCTGGTCGCCTATGCCATCGGCATCACCGATCTCGATCCGCTGCCTTACAACCTGCTGTTCGAGCGCTTCCTGAATCCGGAACGCGTGTCGCTGCCGGATTTCGACGTCGATTTCTGCATCGAAGGCCGCGACCGGGTGATCGCCTACGTCGCCGAGAAATACGGCCGCGAGCGCGTCAGCCAGATCATCACCTACGGCTCGATGGCGGCGCGCGCCGTGGTACGCGACGTGACCCGGGTGATGGGCCATCCGTATGGTCTCGGCGACCGCATCGCCAAGCTGATTCCGGGCGCGCCGGCGTTCAAGGCTGACGCCGAAAAGGCCGGGCGTTCATCGCTCGAACATGCGCTGGTCGAAGTGCCGGATCTGAAGGCCGCCTACGACGCAGAAGAAGATCTGCGCGAGATCATCGACCTCGGCATGGCGCTGGAAGATCTCACTCGCGGCGTCGGCATCCACGCCGGCGGTGTGGTCATCGCGCCGCTGCCGCTGACCGAGTACACGCCGATGTTCTGCGAAGCCGGTGGTGCCGGCCTGCGCACCCAGTTCGACATGAAGGACTGCGAGACCGTCGGCCTGGTCAAGTTCGACTTCCTTGGCCTGCGCACCTTGACCATCATCGAGTCCGCCGTGCAGCAGATCAATGCGCGCTGGCCGGACAAGAAGCTCGACATCCTGAGCCTGCCGCTGACCGACCGCGAGGCTTACAAGCTGTACGCCGAAGGCCAGACCACGGCGGTGTTCCAGATGGAATCGCAGGGCATGCAGCGCGCCTCGGTGGACCTCAAGCCGGACTGCTTCGAGGACATCATCGCGCTGATCTCGCTGTACCGCCCCGGCCCGATGGACCTGATTCCGCAGTACTGCCGGCGCAAGCACGGCACCGAGGAAGTCACCTACCTGCATCCGGACATGGAGGGCGTGCTCAAGCCCACCTACGGCAACTTCGTCTACCAGGAACAGGTGATGCAGATGGCGCAGGTGCTGGCCGGCTATACGCTCGGGGGTGCCGACATGCTGCGCCGCGCGATGGGCAAGAAGAAGCCCGAGGAGATGGCCCAGCAGCGCGGCATCTTCGAGAAGGGTGCTGCCGAGCGCGGCATCGACGCACCGACCGCGTCGGCCGTGTTCAGCCTGATGGAGAAGTTCGCCGGCTACGGCTTCAACAAGTCGCATGCGGCGGCCTATGCGCTGGTCTCGTACCAGACCGCCTGGCTGAAGGCGCACTACCCGGCGCAGTTCATGGCGGCGGTGATGTCGGCGGAAATGAGCCACACCGATACCGTGGTGGTGATGCTCGAAGAATGCCGGCGCATGAAGCAGACGGTGCTGCCGCCGGACGTGAACTCGTCCGAGTACCGGTTCACGGTCAACGCGGCTGGAGCGATCGTCTACGGCCTTGGCGCGGTCAAGGGCGCAGGTGAGGGCGCGATCGACGGCATCATCAACGAGCGCCGCAGCCATGGCGCCTTTCTTGATCTGTTCGACTTCTGCCGCCGCATCGACACCCGCAAAGCCAATCGCCGGGTGCTCGAAGCGCTGATCGGCGCCGGTGCGATGGACTGCTTCCAGCTCAATCGCCCGAGCCTGATGAAGACTCTGCCCAAGGCTCTGCAACTGGCCGAGCAGACCGCCGCCTCGGCCGGCGCCGGCATTGCCGATCTGTTCGGTCTCGGTGCGCCGGCCGATGCCTCGAACACCGGCACCGTGGCCGCCGAACTGGAAACCGACTGGGAGCCGAATGAGCGCCTGTCGGTCGAGAAGAAGGTGCTCGGTCTGTATCTGTCCGGCCATCCGGTCGAGGCCTATCGCGCGCTGATCGAGCAGGTCTGCTCGGGCAACATCAAGACGCTGATCGACGAGGCGGGTCCGCCGCCCGACTTCGGTGGCAACACGGGTGGCGGTGGTGACGACGAGGAGGGCGCGCCGGCACCGCGCCGTCGCGGCTACCGCAAGCAAGTGATGCTGGCGGGCTGGCTGACCGACATCCGCACCATCATGGGCGACCGGCCGGGCAAGATCCTGATCCTCGACGACCGCACCGCGCAGCTGGTCTGCTGGCTCGATTTCCAGGACTGGCAGCGCTTCCAGACCCTGCTCAAGCCGGACACGCTGATCTTTGCCACCGGCTCGATCAGCGCTTCGCAGCGCGAAGGCCGTGAACTCGAATATCGGCTGTCGGCGAAGAGCTTCTACGATCTCGACTCGCTGCTGCGCGAGCGCACCGAGCGTGTGACTTTGACCTGGAAAAAGCCGTCGATCGCCGTCACCGCGCTGCCACAGCGCCTGGCCCCGTGGCGTGGCCCGAATGGTGCGGCGGTTTCCGTGGAATACTGGAACGGCACGGCGCGGGCCGTGCTCGATTGGGGCACCGCCTGGCGTTTGAAGTTCGAGACGGCTGCCGAGACGGAGCTGAAACGCCTGCTCGGCGCGGAAAGCGTGAAGGCCGAATATCGACGCTGGGTCGCCCCGGTTTCAAGCAACCAGAGGTCTAGGGCAGAATACGACGATGGCGAATAA